The Chitinophagales bacterium genome has a segment encoding these proteins:
- a CDS encoding MerR family transcriptional regulator, producing MPYKEKDIEKLYYSISEVAKMLDVNTSLIRFWEKEFPSLKPRKTAKGNRLFTQKDIENLKLIYYLVKEKGFTLEGAKNKLKEGNVVVATDKQATLVTKLKEIRNFLQTLHDEI from the coding sequence ATGCCATATAAAGAAAAAGATATTGAAAAACTATATTACTCTATTAGTGAAGTAGCTAAAATGCTAGATGTAAATACTTCATTAATTAGATTTTGGGAGAAAGAATTTCCTTCACTCAAACCAAGAAAAACAGCTAAAGGAAACCGATTGTTTACTCAAAAAGATATTGAGAATTTAAAACTCATTTACTATTTGGTAAAAGAAAAAGGATTTACACTAGAAGGTGCTAAAAATAAACTAAAAGAAGGAAATGTTGTAGTAGCAACAGATAAACAAGCAACTTTAGTGACTAAATTAAAAGAAATTAGAAACTTTTTACAAACATTACATGATGAAATCTAA
- a CDS encoding M23 family metallopeptidase, translating into MPKEKYYYNPNTLRYEKYKLSIKQRFVRVLGFFTSAFFFGFLAMVLGYSFFETPEEKKNQQEINEILDRYEILNKRIDALSGVLQDLSNKDDNIYRVIFEADPLPDEIRNLKIERSKIYAELKNVSEGKIISETLEKIEALEKKTYVQSKSYKELIELIKKKEDLLHSIPAIQPVANKDLKRMASGYGYRIDPVYKTRKFHAGMDFTAPTGTPVYATGDGVVKIASNQGGGYGNKVVIDHGFGYHTLYAHNSKILVKAGQKVKRGETIALVGSTGKSTGPHCHYEVWKNGTKINPINFYFNDLSPEEYDKIIEMSDQNNQSFD; encoded by the coding sequence ATGCCAAAAGAGAAATATTATTATAATCCTAACACGCTACGCTACGAAAAGTACAAGTTGAGTATTAAACAACGATTTGTAAGAGTGTTAGGTTTTTTTACATCAGCTTTTTTCTTCGGATTTTTAGCTATGGTTTTAGGATATAGTTTTTTTGAAACGCCTGAAGAGAAAAAAAATCAACAAGAAATAAATGAAATTTTAGATAGATATGAAATCTTAAATAAACGAATAGATGCTTTATCTGGTGTATTGCAAGATTTAAGTAATAAAGATGATAATATCTATAGAGTTATTTTTGAAGCAGATCCATTACCAGATGAAATTAGAAATTTAAAAATAGAACGCTCTAAAATATATGCAGAGTTAAAGAATGTATCTGAAGGAAAAATAATAAGTGAAACGCTAGAAAAAATAGAAGCATTAGAAAAAAAGACCTATGTTCAATCTAAATCATATAAAGAATTGATAGAATTGATTAAGAAGAAAGAAGATTTATTACACAGTATTCCTGCAATACAACCAGTAGCAAATAAAGATTTAAAACGCATGGCTTCTGGTTATGGTTATAGAATTGATCCAGTGTATAAAACTAGAAAATTTCATGCAGGAATGGATTTTACGGCACCAACAGGAACGCCAGTTTATGCGACAGGAGATGGCGTAGTAAAAATAGCATCTAATCAAGGTGGTGGTTATGGTAATAAAGTTGTAATAGATCATGGCTTTGGTTATCATACTTTATATGCTCACAATAGTAAAATATTGGTTAAAGCAGGACAGAAAGTAAAAAGAGGAGAGACTATTGCTTTGGTTGGTAGTACAGGAAAATCAACAGGACCACATTGCCATTATGAAGTTTGGAAAAACGGAACAAAGATAAATCCAATTAATTTTTATTTTAATGATTTGTCGCCAGAAGAATACGACAAAATTATTGAAATGTCTGATCAAAACAATCAATCATTCGATTAA